One Sediminibacillus dalangtanensis genomic region harbors:
- a CDS encoding ketopantoate reductase family protein, producing the protein MRIAVMGAGSLGTIIGAYLSKGKQTVDLIDVNQEHVDALNKSGATIVGTVEETIPVTAITPAEMNGVYDLVLLLTKQVYNVQVLKNLKQYINEESIVLSLQNGVPEEGLADELGEKRVIGGSVEFGATWIKPGVSELTTASESFKANAFQIGELDGSITERTEKLKDVLELVGGTEISTNLIGTKWSKLLVNVAMSGTSTVFGCTYGDVLANDTAVTSAVMLADETLEAGQASGVEFTSIAGIDVAKTFKINKDKSNLSEVISMARKVFEPQALLRASMLQDLEKHRKSEIDYINGEVVAKGKETGTPTPFNDLLVHLVRKAEEEKSVPVFEENLESFEELIEKEI; encoded by the coding sequence ATGAGGATCGCAGTTATGGGTGCCGGGTCTTTAGGAACAATAATTGGAGCTTATTTATCAAAAGGAAAGCAAACAGTGGATTTAATCGATGTAAACCAGGAGCACGTGGATGCGTTGAATAAGTCGGGGGCAACGATAGTTGGTACAGTGGAAGAAACCATTCCCGTAACAGCCATTACCCCCGCTGAGATGAACGGTGTGTATGATTTGGTGTTACTGCTGACAAAGCAGGTCTATAACGTGCAAGTGTTGAAAAACCTTAAGCAGTACATAAACGAAGAAAGCATCGTTCTTTCTTTGCAGAACGGCGTGCCGGAAGAAGGGCTTGCAGATGAACTAGGCGAAAAACGTGTGATTGGAGGTTCAGTGGAATTCGGCGCTACCTGGATCAAACCTGGCGTCTCGGAGTTGACTACCGCATCGGAATCCTTCAAAGCCAATGCTTTTCAAATCGGTGAGCTGGACGGCAGTATCACAGAACGGACGGAAAAACTGAAGGACGTCCTGGAGCTTGTAGGCGGAACAGAAATTTCCACAAACCTGATCGGCACGAAATGGTCCAAGCTGTTGGTCAACGTTGCAATGAGCGGTACTTCTACCGTGTTCGGCTGTACTTATGGAGATGTACTGGCGAATGACACGGCTGTAACCAGTGCGGTCATGCTTGCGGATGAAACCCTGGAAGCCGGACAAGCATCCGGTGTAGAATTCACCTCTATTGCCGGCATCGATGTTGCCAAGACATTTAAAATAAACAAGGACAAGAGCAACCTATCAGAGGTAATCAGCATGGCAAGAAAAGTTTTCGAGCCCCAAGCCCTGTTGCGGGCAAGTATGCTGCAGGACTTGGAAAAGCATCGCAAGTCAGAAATTGACTATATTAATGGGGAAGTAGTTGCAAAAGGAAAAGAAACCGGAACTCCTACACCATTTAATGATCTGCTGGTCCATTTGGTCCGAAAAGCAGAGGAAGAAAAATCCGTGCCCGTATTTGAAGAAAACCTTGAATCCTTCGAGGAATTAATTGAAAAAGAAATATAA